The bacterium genome contains a region encoding:
- a CDS encoding PHP domain-containing protein: protein MPTKLVEIPEGYLKADLHCHTFHSGKTGHMKAFEPMDSYSTPQQLYDLAKKRGMDLVTITDHDSIDGCLSFLGKNPGVNDFFIGEEVTVQVPEFQKSVHVAVYDITEAQHREISYLKSNFDETVSYLKSQKIIHALNHLFHCFPPTARGRAFLEKMISSFDLLEGLNGAIDEGHNLIMQRLSEYFPGKGLIGGSDSHTLIRLGSCFTACQSQTKEEFLQQLRLGKTKIGGKYGHFHHMFNDAMGVYLNYFRDLVFRRNVHVHWPFWKEARNAFGWIVCLPVFFSGALGGLTVRYWIEKFRQKDYERLIGEVCSSE, encoded by the coding sequence ATGCCTACTAAACTTGTAGAAATACCTGAGGGTTACCTGAAAGCGGACCTTCACTGTCACACGTTTCACAGTGGCAAGACCGGCCATATGAAGGCGTTTGAACCAATGGATTCCTACAGCACTCCCCAGCAGCTCTACGACCTGGCAAAAAAGAGAGGAATGGATCTCGTCACCATCACGGATCATGACAGCATCGATGGTTGTCTCTCTTTTCTGGGAAAAAACCCTGGTGTAAATGATTTTTTTATCGGAGAGGAAGTCACGGTGCAGGTTCCGGAATTTCAGAAAAGCGTGCATGTGGCGGTTTACGACATAACGGAAGCGCAGCACCGCGAAATTAGTTATCTGAAAAGTAATTTTGACGAAACGGTTTCCTATTTAAAGTCCCAAAAAATCATCCATGCGCTGAACCATCTTTTTCATTGTTTCCCGCCAACAGCAAGGGGAAGAGCTTTTCTTGAAAAGATGATTTCTTCTTTTGATTTATTAGAAGGACTCAATGGGGCAATTGACGAAGGACATAACCTCATTATGCAACGCCTTTCCGAATACTTCCCGGGAAAGGGTTTGATCGGGGGAAGTGATTCACACACTTTGATCCGTCTGGGCAGTTGTTTCACTGCATGCCAGTCACAAACAAAGGAAGAATTTTTGCAACAGTTGCGATTGGGAAAGACAAAGATTGGAGGCAAGTACGGACACTTTCATCATATGTTCAACGATGCCATGGGCGTCTATTTGAACTATTTTCGCGATCTTGTTTTTCGCAGGAACGTTCACGTTCACTGGCCGTTTTGGAAAGAAGCTCGAAACGCTTTCGGGTGGATTGTTTGTCTTCCGGTCTTTTTTTCAGGAGCCCTTGGGGGCTTAACGGTTCGATATTGGATCGAAAAGTTTCGTCAAAAAGATTATGAAAGATTGATTGGAGAAGTTTGTAGTAGCGAATGA
- a CDS encoding DGQHR domain-containing protein, whose amino-acid sequence MLATQITQKDGKFYFVSYKAADLLPKVFFTSRYYFEGEQIEATDAHSSDEVAKFIASVEKKEHAFQRMLNRRKIREIVNFLENAAVQPLIPGTILLFTQEELTFKRIGHYASVGDLSEPGSKYLIIDGQHRLAGLRFYSEHHPQEADQIDVPCMIFDGKAADFAAEMFVVINSTHTRISKSHLVDLLDRVTSVSPEKKLAARLVTMLYEQSTSPLQYRINRLGGRSKQEKWILQSELYNELHRLIDQDYDFWEYNFNLKADKAYDFVVDYFKAVAAVMENIWGKKSYMFHKAVTIKAVVRVLGDIIEEEDFYEQWEERGQKLFLEKVKNWANFARDFRADGFYERFAAKGQVERTRKIHEFLTRNLS is encoded by the coding sequence ATGCTTGCGACACAGATAACACAGAAAGATGGAAAATTTTATTTTGTCAGCTACAAGGCGGCCGACTTACTACCAAAGGTTTTTTTCACAAGCCGATACTATTTTGAAGGAGAACAGATCGAAGCAACCGATGCGCACTCTTCTGACGAAGTTGCTAAATTCATCGCATCCGTTGAGAAAAAAGAACACGCGTTTCAGCGTATGCTCAACCGGCGAAAGATTCGGGAGATTGTAAATTTTCTGGAGAACGCAGCGGTCCAACCTTTGATTCCGGGAACCATTTTGCTCTTTACTCAGGAAGAGCTCACATTTAAGCGGATTGGACACTACGCATCGGTTGGCGATCTTTCCGAACCGGGCAGCAAATATCTCATTATTGATGGCCAACACCGTCTCGCCGGTCTTCGCTTTTATTCCGAACATCATCCACAGGAGGCGGATCAAATCGACGTTCCATGCATGATTTTCGACGGAAAGGCGGCGGATTTTGCCGCGGAAATGTTCGTCGTCATCAACTCCACTCACACCAGAATCAGCAAATCGCATCTTGTGGATTTGCTGGACCGCGTTACATCGGTGAGTCCCGAAAAGAAACTCGCGGCGCGTCTGGTTACAATGCTTTATGAACAATCCACTTCCCCTTTGCAATACCGCATCAACAGACTGGGCGGACGCAGCAAGCAGGAAAAGTGGATTTTGCAATCGGAGCTTTATAACGAATTGCATCGATTAATCGACCAGGATTACGATTTTTGGGAATACAACTTCAATCTAAAAGCCGATAAGGCCTACGATTTTGTTGTGGACTATTTCAAAGCGGTGGCCGCTGTAATGGAAAACATCTGGGGAAAGAAATCCTATATGTTCCACAAAGCTGTAACTATCAAAGCCGTTGTTCGAGTGCTGGGTGACATTATCGAAGAAGAGGATTTTTACGAACAATGGGAGGAACGCGGACAAAAACTCTTTTTGGAGAAGGTCAAAAACTGGGCAAATTTTGCAAGGGATTTTCGCGCAGACGGATTTTACGAACGCTTCGCTGCAAAAGGGCAGGTGGAGCGCACAAGGAAAATTCACGAATTCCTGACCCGCAATTTATCGTAG
- a CDS encoding glycosyltransferase, whose product MESKPKILFVCPFSNTDAKTFVETLAQAIDWDIKLSDSGLSALFLQLRKFDIVHFFLPATGKSHLGISGKGSNSFQTIFNLPQDSKAYRKSIFADRVVVFSQQESDAIRQQIPGTSVDVILPCVRSRPFANLEPANRIREKYDVMDRLLVVALNDFSDQQHFTAFLYTVREYNRRGGFRFVVPLYRQDKRSMLWRNRLAEAIQKEKLHSTILLDAPADIPSLMNAADFTLFMDKRPERPFGFPMITAEALCTGKPVLCYNVPPVNEIVSAFRKDWIASVNEDFSRISRDLLKESPHLEQISTELARFARSKMSAEAVGENYKQLYNSRLSL is encoded by the coding sequence ATGGAATCAAAACCGAAAATTTTGTTCGTTTGTCCGTTCTCAAACACAGATGCGAAGACATTTGTTGAGACTCTTGCGCAGGCGATAGATTGGGATATCAAGCTGAGCGACAGCGGGCTCAGTGCGCTATTCCTTCAGCTCAGGAAGTTCGATATCGTGCACTTCTTCTTGCCCGCTACCGGAAAATCGCATTTAGGAATTTCCGGAAAAGGTTCAAACAGTTTTCAAACAATATTTAACTTGCCCCAAGATTCTAAGGCATACAGGAAGAGCATTTTTGCGGACCGCGTGGTTGTATTTTCACAGCAAGAAAGCGATGCAATACGGCAGCAAATTCCGGGAACTTCTGTGGATGTGATTCTTCCCTGCGTTCGGTCCCGCCCATTTGCAAATCTGGAACCGGCGAACAGGATCCGGGAAAAATACGATGTGATGGACCGCCTTCTGGTGGTCGCATTAAATGATTTCAGCGATCAACAGCATTTTACAGCCTTCCTCTACACGGTTCGTGAGTATAACCGTCGTGGCGGATTTCGTTTTGTGGTTCCGCTTTACCGGCAGGACAAACGATCTATGCTCTGGCGTAACAGGCTGGCAGAAGCAATTCAGAAAGAAAAACTGCATTCCACGATACTGCTGGACGCTCCTGCTGACATTCCTTCTTTAATGAATGCGGCCGATTTTACTCTGTTTATGGACAAACGCCCGGAGCGCCCGTTTGGTTTCCCTATGATCACAGCTGAAGCTCTTTGCACGGGAAAGCCGGTCCTTTGTTACAACGTTCCGCCGGTGAATGAAATCGTTTCGGCTTTTCGTAAAGATTGGATTGCGAGCGTGAACGAAGATTTTTCGCGGATCTCCCGCGATCTGCTGAAAGAAAGTCCCCACCTTGAACAGATCTCCACCGAGTTGGCACGGTTTGCGCGATCAAAGATGAGTGCAGAGGCCGTTGGAGAGAATTACAAACAGCTTTACAACTCCCGCCTAAGCCTGTAA